The Brassica oleracea var. oleracea cultivar TO1000 unplaced genomic scaffold, BOL UnpScaffold03444, whole genome shotgun sequence DNA window tttacaACCTCGACATCTTCTGGTGATAGGACTCCATATGCACTCCAATTTTTCAACATTCCATCCTGCAAAAATGTTTGAGCAAATCatcattaaaaacaaatcattcacgtatttattttcttttgtcacatttagataatttaatatatggaaCCTGGTGAATGCCGCTCTCATGAATGATACAGTTGGCTCCAACTATGGGTTTATGTGGTTGAATATACAATCCAGTATATTCTTGAACCTGTTcactaatttaatttattaggTCACCAAAATTTCTCAACTAAAAATTTCTcaacaaaaataacaatattttaataattttttttaggtttgaaaaatttatgttaaaattCTCATTTGAGAAGTTTTCGCATAAATctctcaatttttttgaaaaatcattcattaaaatattattatttttattgagaCATTCTGCGGGCGCCTTGGTTCTTTTATAATAAACGGTCAAAAAGGTTGGGCCTAACATGAACGTTTGTCCACGTGTTTGTATAGAAAAGTTACCATGTTGCTAGTAGCCAAAATTTGGCGTATGTCTATTCTTGTGTAAACACCATCCATCACGTGTGACCCTCGACGTTTCAAAGACATTACGACCTATACATACCAAGTAACGGGAAGGCTCTTTAAAAA harbors:
- the LOC106321871 gene encoding methylthioalkylmalate synthase 3, chloroplastic-like — encoded protein: CHNDLGVATANAIAGICAGARQVDVTVNGIGERSGNAALEEVVMSLKRRGSHVMDGVYTRIDIRQILATSNMVQEYTGLYIQPHKPIVGANCIIHESGIHQDGMLKNWSAYGVLSPEDVEVVKN